The following coding sequences are from one Phenylobacterium glaciei window:
- a CDS encoding pentapeptide repeat-containing protein, whose translation MAVFREKPTQVEFAKQVVAHEMFLARKAGGARLILRFADLSGLAAPGRDLADADLSGSDLSNCKLSGARLNRAVLFGCDLTSAVLTNAVLARADLRGAVLNGADLSGADLQDADLRPGQLAIHTADGFASTSRRQKRATVADGVNLSGANLNRARFDDASAFAADFSDCSMRGANLRGAKLKSANLRGALLEDADFRNVNLEGADLSGAVMDGAQLVGAMLTGACLMGALQAPNAEAMARRPALMEALAGHQVWCLTMGKQGRAAQLAGADLRVVGDALLKAQLTGLQAPGAILIRLNLQGADLQAANLEGADLRSADLRGADLRGARLSGANLVQADLRGALLQDLVVGTRRTPTDLTGAQLRFADCRGANLPQESLASADATDARFDVAA comes from the coding sequence TTGGCCGTCTTTCGCGAAAAGCCGACCCAGGTCGAATTCGCCAAGCAGGTCGTCGCCCACGAGATGTTCCTCGCGCGTAAGGCGGGCGGGGCCAGGCTGATCCTGCGCTTCGCCGACCTGTCGGGTCTGGCCGCTCCGGGCCGCGATCTCGCCGACGCCGATCTCAGCGGCTCCGACCTCAGCAACTGCAAGCTCTCCGGCGCGCGGCTTAACCGGGCCGTGCTGTTTGGCTGCGACCTCACCAGCGCGGTCCTGACCAACGCCGTGCTCGCCCGGGCAGACCTGCGCGGGGCGGTGCTCAACGGCGCCGATCTCTCGGGCGCCGATCTGCAGGACGCCGACCTGCGTCCGGGCCAGCTGGCCATCCACACCGCCGACGGGTTCGCCTCCACGTCCCGCCGCCAGAAGCGCGCGACAGTGGCCGACGGCGTCAACCTGTCCGGCGCCAATCTCAACCGCGCCCGTTTCGATGACGCCAGCGCCTTCGCCGCCGACTTTTCCGACTGTTCCATGCGCGGCGCCAATCTGAGGGGCGCCAAGCTCAAGTCCGCCAACCTGCGCGGCGCGCTGCTGGAGGACGCCGATTTCCGAAACGTCAATCTGGAGGGCGCCGACCTGTCGGGCGCGGTGATGGACGGGGCGCAGTTGGTGGGCGCCATGCTCACCGGCGCCTGCCTGATGGGCGCGCTCCAGGCGCCGAACGCCGAGGCCATGGCCCGCCGCCCGGCCCTGATGGAGGCCCTGGCCGGCCATCAGGTCTGGTGCCTCACCATGGGCAAGCAGGGCCGCGCCGCCCAGCTCGCCGGCGCGGATCTGCGAGTGGTCGGCGACGCCCTGCTGAAGGCCCAGCTCACCGGCCTGCAGGCGCCCGGCGCCATCCTGATCCGGCTCAACCTCCAGGGCGCCGATCTGCAGGCCGCCAATCTGGAGGGGGCCGATCTGAGGTCCGCCGACCTGCGCGGCGCCGACCTGCGCGGCGCGCGCCTGAGCGGCGCCAATCTGGTCCAGGCTGACCTGCGCGGCGCCCTGCTGCAGGATCTGGTCGTGGGGACCCGCAGGACGCCCACCGACCTGACCGGCGCTCAGCTGCGGTTCGCCGACTGCCGGGGCGCCAACCTGCCGCAGGAAAGCCTGGCGAGCGCTGACGCCACCGATGCGCGGTTCGACGTCGCCGCCTAG
- a CDS encoding alpha/beta hydrolase, with the protein MDFETYRLLGLDQPAPTEMNGRTRASFVETLTAPGDANYNPCREAYPRPGTPEGDLRRWADWDGARVFPGTVRDVAVYTTPGLDRTQAASLIVLQDGVSFYLPAEGQIRVTQVLDTLHARGEIGPTVAVFVNPGRLTASDEPPTEQRSREYDSLTADYGRFLIQDLLPFVRGEVAITEDPARRTLCGISSGGICAFTAAWHFPEQFGRVISHCGSFVNIRGGHNWPFILRATPRKPLRVFLQSGTGDGVHFTGDWPQGNQAMAKALDWAGYDYRFEFGVGGHSLRHGGAIFADTLRWIWRD; encoded by the coding sequence ATGGATTTCGAGACCTACCGGCTGCTGGGCCTCGACCAGCCCGCGCCCACCGAGATGAACGGCCGAACCCGCGCCTCTTTCGTGGAAACCCTGACCGCGCCGGGCGACGCCAACTACAATCCCTGCCGGGAGGCCTATCCGCGGCCCGGTACGCCGGAGGGCGATCTGCGGCGTTGGGCCGATTGGGACGGGGCGCGGGTCTTCCCGGGCACGGTCCGCGACGTGGCGGTCTACACGACCCCGGGCCTCGACCGCACCCAGGCCGCCAGCCTGATCGTCCTTCAGGACGGGGTTTCGTTCTACCTGCCGGCTGAGGGCCAGATCCGGGTCACCCAGGTGCTGGACACCCTCCACGCCAGGGGGGAAATCGGCCCGACCGTGGCGGTGTTCGTCAATCCGGGCCGGCTGACCGCGTCCGACGAGCCGCCGACCGAGCAGCGCAGCCGCGAATACGACTCCCTGACCGCCGACTATGGCCGGTTCCTGATCCAGGACCTGCTGCCGTTCGTAAGGGGCGAGGTGGCGATCACCGAAGACCCCGCCCGCCGCACCCTCTGCGGCATCTCCAGCGGCGGCATCTGCGCCTTCACCGCCGCCTGGCATTTTCCGGAACAGTTCGGCCGGGTGATCAGCCACTGCGGCTCGTTCGTGAACATCCGCGGCGGCCACAACTGGCCCTTCATCCTGCGCGCCACCCCGCGCAAGCCACTGCGGGTCTTCCTGCAGAGCGGGACCGGCGACGGGGTCCACTTCACCGGCGACTGGCCCCAGGGCAACCAGGCCATGGCCAAGGCCCTGGACTGGGCCGGCTACGACTACCGCTTCGAGTTCGGGGTCGGCGGCCATTCCCTCCGCCACGGCGGCGCGATCTTCGCCGACACCCTGCGTTGGATCTGGCGGGACTGA
- a CDS encoding phytanoyl-CoA dioxygenase family protein yields MAERFGPEHVEAWRRDGGLVIERFFTEAEVAAVVADFEKVWGPPPTDAQALDKKKEGEVGRFNPAQFTMIQPVPIDCSPALNLIGVHPAIVAFAKAALKTDKVHVYQCQAWAKFTGEADYDQPFHCDFVNHTLTAPSEDSHLNSITILCYFSDVTDAHGPAHFVTRPDAQAAAAPEETLSQDPDVQARIQAGLLARSRSSAGPAGSIFPYTIDVYHRGTNLTAPGGHRYALMTCFKAAGNEAIAFTPWAHTHMKPWRNIFDNATPEQLACFGVPEPGDPFWTEVTLQRTQARYPGWNSAAYRAAITA; encoded by the coding sequence TTGGCCGAACGATTTGGACCGGAACATGTCGAGGCCTGGCGCCGGGACGGCGGCCTGGTGATTGAGAGGTTCTTCACCGAGGCAGAGGTGGCGGCCGTGGTCGCCGACTTCGAGAAGGTCTGGGGGCCGCCGCCGACCGACGCCCAGGCCCTGGACAAAAAGAAGGAAGGTGAGGTCGGGCGGTTTAATCCGGCGCAGTTCACCATGATCCAACCGGTGCCGATCGACTGTTCGCCGGCGCTGAACCTGATTGGCGTCCATCCGGCTATCGTCGCCTTCGCCAAGGCGGCGCTGAAGACCGACAAGGTGCATGTCTACCAGTGTCAGGCCTGGGCCAAGTTCACCGGAGAGGCTGACTATGACCAGCCGTTCCACTGCGACTTCGTCAATCACACGCTCACGGCGCCGTCGGAAGACTCCCACCTGAACTCGATCACCATCCTCTGCTATTTCAGCGACGTGACCGACGCTCACGGTCCGGCCCACTTCGTCACCCGGCCTGACGCCCAGGCGGCGGCCGCGCCGGAAGAGACCTTGTCCCAGGATCCCGACGTCCAGGCCCGGATCCAGGCCGGGCTGCTGGCCAGGTCGCGCTCCTCGGCCGGGCCGGCCGGCAGCATCTTTCCCTACACGATCGACGTCTATCATCGGGGGACCAACCTGACAGCGCCGGGCGGCCACCGCTATGCGCTGATGACCTGCTTCAAGGCCGCGGGGAACGAGGCCATCGCCTTCACACCCTGGGCGCACACTCACATGAAGCCCTGGCGCAATATCTTCGACAACGCCACGCCCGAGCAGCTCGCCTGTTTCGGGGTGCCGGAGCCGGGCGACCCGTTCTGGACGGAGGTCACGTTGCAGAGGACGCAGGCCCGCTATCCGGGCTGGAACTCGGCGGCCTACCGCGCGGCGATCACTGCCTAG